The nucleotide sequence TCTCCCAGGTTCCATCACAACAAACGATCAGCCGCTTCATTGTTTTTGCTTGCTTCTATATATTTTGTCCAACCTAAATATCAATTAGACCATGTTCGTTTCCTGAAAAAGAGAATTTTTGTAATAAAAGTTTATAATTATTGAAGGCGCTCCTGAGCAAAGAACCCCAAGAAAAACCCCCAATAATTTTATCTAAGTACCTAAACACTCTATAAAGCACTCTGTACCAGCGCTCCGGTAAAACTATCCGAACTCTTACCCATTCCCCATTCCCCATTCCCCATTCCCCAATATCACAGTTAACTTTATTTATCTCCGGCTACTTATAGCCCGCGAAGGTGTTTCCAAGCTATTTCTCTAGATCCGACTTTAGGAGAATAGGCGGCTTAAACCCGTATCAACTAAACTAAAATGAAGGGTAAAATGGGCACATATAATCCCATCAGGAGGTCAAATTATGGCACATATCCGCAAGGCCGTCATGAGAAAATCAGCACCCGCCGCTAGTTTGACTAACCAGAGCCAACTCAAAACCCGTCGCCCGATTCCTCAATCAACCAATCTAAACCTTCAACAGAATTCTACCCGACAACCTCCATTAAACCCGACACAACCCTTAAGACATAGTTTAACTCATATTGCTATTACTAACTCATCTTCTCCTCAAAAAAGCCCCCATTTAATACAACTGAAAATCGGAGATGGTCACGATTTAAAATCCGCTCGTTTTGCTGGCGATGAAGTATTAGAAGGTTGCTACGATGGAGAAAAAACCCGTTATCTTCGCAATGGTTCTACAGGAGAAGCCGTCAAAAAAATACAACAAGCTTTAATAGATTTAAAATATCCGATGCCTATCTCGACACAAAAAACCGGCGAACCCGATGGCATTTATGGCGCTGAAACCAGCAAAACAGTTAAACAATTTCAAACCGATCAAGCACTAAAAGATAAAGATGGTATCGTGGGAAAAGATACCATAGAAAAACTCGATCAACTCCTCGGTACAGGACCATCCCCAAAACCCCCAGAACCCCCAGAACCCTCTACCCAAGAATTAATTTTACAAGTGGTGGAAAATGCCGACGCTGCAACGATCGCCACGCTACGCAAGGATGCAAAATTCCTCGACAGTAGTCAAAGCCTCATGACTAATGCCCAATTTGGCAAATTAGCGGCACTATTGATCTTGGTAGTACCCGATAAAGTGGTGAGTAAAACGGCGGCTAAAAACGAAGCGGTTCGTATCCTTTCAGCGCAACTCGGAGGCGATAAAGCCATTGCCCGGCGTACCATTGATAAAAACATTTTTGTGGTGATCGTACCCAAAGATACCCTGATGACAGACTTAAGCGAGTTTTCCTCTCTCAAAGGCGTTAAAACTTTTGACGGGAGGGAATGGGAGACTACACGCGGCGTAGGAGGAATAACCATCGGCGGCAAAGTTTATACAGCTATCACAGAAGAAAACTTACTCGGAGAAGATTGTACCGCAACCTACAAAGGTAAACCTGTGAGTGGTTTCTATACGAAAGGTTATTCAACCACTAGCCATGAATTTGCTCACACCCTTCATCTATTTGTTCTTGAAAAAGCCGATCAAAAAATTATTACTGATGCTTATAATGCTCGCAAAGCTATCGCTAAAACTAAACCCGATGATCCTGATCAATGGGTAGATGGAAGAGAAGGTTGTTATGCCTCTCAAACTGAAGCGGAATTTTTTGCTCAATTGAGTAATGCTTATTTAGGAACCAATACCGGCAATGACCCAAGTACAGGAGATCCCAGGCAAAATACTAAAGATTGGGTTAAAACCCATGAACCAGAAGTATTTAAACTGCTTGAGCGGCTTTATAGCGGGGCCACTGTATCTAATGCGAATCCACGCCCCTAAAATCCTTTAAAATTTAACCTTCTATCGGCAAAAAAATCTTTAATAAAAATGGTTAAAATATGGTATAATTTAGCAGCAATATTTTTAATAGTTTTGTTATTGAATCAGTTAGATCAACAATCACAAAAAACTGATGCTGTTGAAAAATTAAAACCATTGCCTACAGTAATATCTCAAAAAAATAACAGTTCAACTATGTTTGAAAATATTCCTAAACGAGACATCCGAACATTTTATATTTATAAAAATGGAGTATTAACCCTTGCGCTCGAAGACCGTCCCGGCACACTTCACTCAATGGCCAGTCCTCCCCCCACAGGCGCACCGACTCATCCCTTTATTCATGGGAGTGCTTATGATGCAAAAAGTGAGGATGAAATGGGAACGTTATTAAGAAAATCCACCAGTTTTGATAACTATATTAACTTATTAATTGAAGCAGGTTATGATGTTGTTTCTCGGGAAAATACTTTTCAGTTAAAACTCGAAGGGGGGTTTCGTTTAGAAGATGAAAAAGGACTGGTCGGTGCATTATGGAATTATCCAGGACAATTTACCTGTATTGGGTGGCAACCGGCATCAGGGCAATTAGATTTTGATTATGTGACCCTGACAGTATACCGCCAAGACCGGGCCAGAGAATTGTTAAATCAATTACAATCTAATCAAACTTTTGAAGCCTTAAAAAATCATTTAGAATCTCTTGGCTTTAAACTTATTCCTATCCCTTTAGAATCTGATTGAATATAATATAAATATACTTGTAATTTATTTGTCCTTCCCTAATGAGCCGCTTTTTTGATCACATGAACCACCATCTCAGAGTGCTAACAATATTATTGACTTCAGGAATTGTACTATTAAATATTTCTCAAACAACGGACATCCTCGCGCAAGATATCACACAACAACCGCAGCCAACAAGTTATCAGGTTCCGTCTTTTTTTCTTAAATCACCAACATTAATCCGTTCTGCAACCAGTGCTAAAGGACCAGCAAGTGAAGCTAATTATCACTTTACAATACAAGTCCCCTCCAATGCCGGACAGCCGCTAAAATCAGTGACCATTATTCAACAACTTAATGTAGAAAAAATTCGCTTTTTACCTCAAGGTAGCCAAGCTTTTATCGGGCAAAGTTTCCATCGGGGAACCCCGGTTGCTGTTCAAGGAGAATTGATTGAAAATGACACAGATGGGGTTAAAGTGATTTTTAATGAACCTATTCTACCCGGCAATACGGTAACAGTGGTTTTAAGGGCAATAAATCCTTTATATGGAGGCGTTTATCAGTTTGGAGTAACAGCTTTCCCTGAAGGCAATGATCAACAGGGGTTATATTTAGGGCCTGGACGATTACATTTTAGTATGCCTGGGGGCAGTAGTTAAGCAGTTAAGCCGTAGTTAAGCCGTAGGGTGTGAAGCGCGTTGCGTAACGCACCTAAACTAAGACCTCTTTTCGACCTTTGGCGAATACTGTCAGCCGCTAAAATACAGTAACCTAGGGAAAACCGGGTACGATCACAAACTATGGTTAAACGGGACTATTTAGGGACAGGGTTAACATTTCCCCTACAGACCAACGTACAAGGGGGACTAGGACTCAGTTCGGATCACCAAGATGTTCGAGAGGCGATCTGGATCATCTTACGCACTGAACTCGGAGAAAGAGTCTATCGCCCAAATTTTGGCTGTCGTCTTTCTGAATTAACCTTTGCTCCCCTCAACACGAGAACCCTATTTTTAATTAAACTATATGTTCAAGAAGCCTTAGAAATCTGGGAACCGAGAATTTATCTCGATGAGGTGACCACCGAACCCGATCCGATCTTAGGTCGAGTGGATATCCGTATAGAGTACCGTCTCAAAGAAAGTTACCAACCCAGTAGCCTAGTCTATCCATTTTATTTAATGGCCAGGGAGGGGTAAAGATGGCTGATGATGATGTAAAGTTTGAATTTTTGCCTTCATTACCAAAAGATAATCTTGATGACCGAACCTTTGAAGACTTAGTCGCCGAATGTATCCTAAGAATACCGCGTTATTGCCCCGAATGGACAGATTATAACCCCACTGACCCAGGCATAACCCTCATAGAACTGTTTTCTTGGTTAACAGACCAAATGTTATTGAGGTTTAATAAAGTCCCCAGGCGCAACTATATCACCTTTCTCGAACTCTTAGGCATACGCCTACAACCGCCCGCCAGCGCTATTACAGAATTAACCTTTTATATCACTGAACCGGATAACTTTCCCTATCGCATACCCGCTAATACAGAAGTGGGCACCGAACGCACCGCCAACGAAGAAGCAATAATATTTAGTACAGATCGAGACTTACTCATTGGTAAACCTAGTATCCGTTATTTTTTAAGCGCCCGAACCAGTGAAGAAAGTCCCCGCGTCTTACGAGATACCGTCACTCATCAATGGACGCGACAAGACAACGGAGAATGGGGCGGATCAGAACAAACACTATTTGATGAACAACCCGAACCCGGTAACAGTTTTTATCTCGTCTGCGAACCCGATCAACCCCTCGATGGGAATGTTTTAACCATTACCTTCTCTGGACTTGCCGCCACCCCTACCGGTATCGATCCCGATCAGCCGCCCCGCAGTTGGGAAGCATGGGACGGGCAAAAATGGCAACCGGTTTTACTAAAAGAAGCGGATGACTTGACCAAAGGGTTTAGTTTTAACCGTCTGCGAGAAGCCGGCGACAACCCCATACAAGCGGCTGATATTGTGCTTCATCTCCCCCTAAGCTGGCCGGTTACCGTCTTTACCGGTTATGAGGGGCGCTGGTTACGTTGCCGCTTCACTGAACCCGAAGCCGGACAACCCGGTTATGTCAACTCTCCGCGCATTACCAGTCTAAAAGTCAATGCCGTTGGGGGAACCGTTTCAGCCAGTCATAGCCGCGTAGTTCGAGAAGAATTATTAGGCAACAGCGAAGGCATACCCGGGCAAACTTTTCAATTAGCCAATGCTCCTATTTTAAAACGTCGAGACGATGAATATATTATCATTACCCCTTTAGGCGGCATCCCCCAAAACTGGCAAGAAGTCCAAGACTTCGCCGACTCTAACCCCGAAGACCGTCACTATACGATCGACTCCCTGACCGGTAAAATACAATTTGGCCCCCTCATTCAAGAACCTTCCCGACTCGTCAAAGCCACTCAAGACCGGGCCGGAGTAACCCCCCTACCGGTGCTAGGAAATTACCCGATCGAACGCGCTAATACAGCCGATGGGCCCAATGAGAGGCAATATGGCAGTATTCCCCCAAGAGGGGCCCAAATTCGGATGCGTCAATATCGATCAGGGGGAGGTCGTGAGGGGAACGTTGAACGGCAAACCTTAACAGTGCTAAAATCAGCCATTCCCTATATTACCCGAGTCGTTAATTACCAACCCGCCCGAGGCGGCGCAGATGCAGAGTCTTTACAACAAGCGGTGTTGCGCGTTCCCAAAATGCTGAGAACCCGAGACCGGGCCGTCACACGAGAAGACTTTGAAACTCTCACCCTTGATGCGGCTAGAGGAAGTATTGCCCAAGCGTTATGTATTCCCCCTACTAGCAGTGGAGAAGCGGGTACAGTTACCATTTTAGTAGTTCCGGCAGCCAATACTGAGGAGATCGAACAAGCCAACGGCCTAGCCCCAGAAAAATTCGAGTTAGGGACTGAGTTAGAAGAAAGGATCAGGAATTATTTAGACGAGCGAAAATTATTAGGGGTTCAAGTGCGGCTGAGGTCTGCAAGTTATGTGGGGGCCAGTGTACAAACTCAAATTGGATTAGAACCATTTTATAACAATTCTCAAGCTCAAGAAATCCTCCGTCGTCAACTCGAAGTCATTTTATATCGTTTCCTCAACCCCATTACTGGAGGAATGGAGGGGAAAGGATGGCCCTTTGGCAGACCGGTTTATGTCTCAGATATTATTGCTTTAATTCAAAAAGTCCCAGGAGTCCGTTATATTGGGCCGGTACTGCTGTATGAGATTAATTCTACTCAACAGGGATGGCAACGAAACCCTGAACCTGTCCCGATGATCGATCCAGGAGACAGAGGTTTAATTTGTTCTTGGAAAGATCGCCGCCTTCGTTCCGGTCATGTGATCAATTTTTTGTAATTTAGTCATTAGTTATTAGTCATTAGTCATTAGTCATTAGTAGTTTCCCCCTTCCCCTTTCCCCTTTCCCCTTTCCCCCTTCCCCCTTCCCCCTTTTCGGGTATTCTTTAAAATGACCCTAGTTCGTTCTAATTCAAGTTTAAAAGTGCAATTAACCCCCATGCGGCCATTAGAAGCAACCCTCAAGCCGCAACGAATGGGGTTTGGAGATCCGGTTGACTCTCCTACAGAAACGGATTTATTGATCTATCCTGGAGAAACCAGTGAGATGATCTTACAAATTGCTAACATAACTCAAGGAGTGATCGCCACCGAAATTGAACTAAGAGGTAACTTTCCTCGAGACTGGATGAGAATTCATGCAGAAGGGCCTTCTATTTTTCCTCATCAACAAATGTGGTGCGGCATTTATTTTGATGTTCCTGCTGACTTTTTTGAAGGGAATGCAACTTGGAGTGAAGGTAAACAACCCCCTCTAGATTATACCTGTGCTATTTATATCTATTATGGAAACCCTGAACAAACTGCCCGCGCTTGTGAAATTATCGAATTTAAAGCTTATATACGCCCCCACAGCATTTATTTAAACTTTTTACCTGCCCTTTATCGAGAAGTAGACTTAGTCGGGCGCTTGCTGAAAATTTTTGAGCAAACGTTTGAGCCTAGTGTCTGGATGTTAGAGGCCATGTGGGCTTATTTAGACCCCCTCACAGCCCCCTCATCGTTATTACCTTTTCTCGCTCATTGGGTCGGCTGGGAATTAATACCTAGTTTAGACCCAAAAAAACAACGACAACTCATTCGTAATGCTGTGACTTTATATCGTTGGCGAGGAACTCGTCGCGGTCTAAGATTTTATTTGCATCTATACACCGAGTTGCCGCTAGATGAAGATATCCCCGAAGAAGGTCAGAAGCATATCTGCATTGAGGAACCTTTTGGACCTGGGTTTATTTTGGGTGAGTCTCATTTGGGACGAGAAACCGTTTTAGGAGGCGGGCGCTGTTACCATTTTATTGTGCGTTTGCGTCAGCAATATCGAGGACAAATTGATGAAGCTTTGGTGCGCCAAATTATCGAACAAGAAAAACCTACTTGGTGTACCTACGAACTCTATATACAGTCCTCATAACTCACACCGATAACTCATCCCCGTTTATGTGCGTAGGCTTCGCCCCAGAAGATCGCAGCGCAGGACAATCATTAAAAAACCCCCTACCGGTAAGCAACCATGACGACATTCTTCCCCCCTCCCCCGATACTTCCTTTTGATCGTTTTAGACCTTCTGATGGTCTTTTAATTAACGCCCAAAGATGGCGTAAAGCCCATGATTATCACAGACAACGGCAGAACTTTCATTATCAATCTCTACATCAACCGGGTGTGGTTTGTGGGTTGGGCGTGACTCTGATTTCTCCTGAGTCGAATGAACCTGAACAGTATCGTGATGGGCGTGGGATTAAGTTACAACCAGGTATCGCCATCGACCTTAAAGGTAATCCGATTATAGTTCCTCAAGCAGAAAATGTTCAAATTGCTGTGGAACCGCCAACAGAAGAACCTCTCACTGTCTATCTTGTGGTTAGCTATCGCGACCCCGATGAATTAATGATTAGAGAAGACAGTGAAATAGTTCGAGAACAGTTTCGGATTGATGTTAAAACTAAACCTCCTAGTGAGTTGGAAGTGGAAGTTTGCCGCATCTGGTTGCCGCCCAATCAACCTATACAATTAAAGGCGACAGATGATGTGTTTTTTCCTGGCTATTTCAATCCCGATTTTCGCTTTCGTCAATGGGCTACTCTTCGCCCTTTGGGGACCGTAAAAATTGCCCAAATTGAACATGATGACCCCCAACATAATGTTAATTTTCCTAATCTAGATTTTTTGGTGGGTAGTAGCGACATTCTTTATCCAAAATTACAGGGAATAGAACCAGTAGGATTAATTAATTGGAAAGGAGAAGAACAACAAAACGAAGAATCACAAGGGAAAGTCAGATGGAGAGCCTCGGATTTAGAGGAATATGATTTACTTTATTTAACCGGTTCTCAGTTGAATT is from Gloeothece verrucosa PCC 7822 and encodes:
- a CDS encoding peptidoglycan-binding protein, coding for MAHIRKAVMRKSAPAASLTNQSQLKTRRPIPQSTNLNLQQNSTRQPPLNPTQPLRHSLTHIAITNSSSPQKSPHLIQLKIGDGHDLKSARFAGDEVLEGCYDGEKTRYLRNGSTGEAVKKIQQALIDLKYPMPISTQKTGEPDGIYGAETSKTVKQFQTDQALKDKDGIVGKDTIEKLDQLLGTGPSPKPPEPPEPSTQELILQVVENADAATIATLRKDAKFLDSSQSLMTNAQFGKLAALLILVVPDKVVSKTAAKNEAVRILSAQLGGDKAIARRTIDKNIFVVIVPKDTLMTDLSEFSSLKGVKTFDGREWETTRGVGGITIGGKVYTAITEENLLGEDCTATYKGKPVSGFYTKGYSTTSHEFAHTLHLFVLEKADQKIITDAYNARKAIAKTKPDDPDQWVDGREGCYASQTEAEFFAQLSNAYLGTNTGNDPSTGDPRQNTKDWVKTHEPEVFKLLERLYSGATVSNANPRP
- a CDS encoding DUF2808 domain-containing protein, with protein sequence MSRFFDHMNHHLRVLTILLTSGIVLLNISQTTDILAQDITQQPQPTSYQVPSFFLKSPTLIRSATSAKGPASEANYHFTIQVPSNAGQPLKSVTIIQQLNVEKIRFLPQGSQAFIGQSFHRGTPVAVQGELIENDTDGVKVIFNEPILPGNTVTVVLRAINPLYGGVYQFGVTAFPEGNDQQGLYLGPGRLHFSMPGGSS
- a CDS encoding GPW/gp25 family protein, with product MVKRDYLGTGLTFPLQTNVQGGLGLSSDHQDVREAIWIILRTELGERVYRPNFGCRLSELTFAPLNTRTLFLIKLYVQEALEIWEPRIYLDEVTTEPDPILGRVDIRIEYRLKESYQPSSLVYPFYLMAREG
- a CDS encoding putative baseplate assembly protein is translated as MADDDVKFEFLPSLPKDNLDDRTFEDLVAECILRIPRYCPEWTDYNPTDPGITLIELFSWLTDQMLLRFNKVPRRNYITFLELLGIRLQPPASAITELTFYITEPDNFPYRIPANTEVGTERTANEEAIIFSTDRDLLIGKPSIRYFLSARTSEESPRVLRDTVTHQWTRQDNGEWGGSEQTLFDEQPEPGNSFYLVCEPDQPLDGNVLTITFSGLAATPTGIDPDQPPRSWEAWDGQKWQPVLLKEADDLTKGFSFNRLREAGDNPIQAADIVLHLPLSWPVTVFTGYEGRWLRCRFTEPEAGQPGYVNSPRITSLKVNAVGGTVSASHSRVVREELLGNSEGIPGQTFQLANAPILKRRDDEYIIITPLGGIPQNWQEVQDFADSNPEDRHYTIDSLTGKIQFGPLIQEPSRLVKATQDRAGVTPLPVLGNYPIERANTADGPNERQYGSIPPRGAQIRMRQYRSGGGREGNVERQTLTVLKSAIPYITRVVNYQPARGGADAESLQQAVLRVPKMLRTRDRAVTREDFETLTLDAARGSIAQALCIPPTSSGEAGTVTILVVPAANTEEIEQANGLAPEKFELGTELEERIRNYLDERKLLGVQVRLRSASYVGASVQTQIGLEPFYNNSQAQEILRRQLEVILYRFLNPITGGMEGKGWPFGRPVYVSDIIALIQKVPGVRYIGPVLLYEINSTQQGWQRNPEPVPMIDPGDRGLICSWKDRRLRSGHVINFL
- a CDS encoding phage tail protein encodes the protein MTLVRSNSSLKVQLTPMRPLEATLKPQRMGFGDPVDSPTETDLLIYPGETSEMILQIANITQGVIATEIELRGNFPRDWMRIHAEGPSIFPHQQMWCGIYFDVPADFFEGNATWSEGKQPPLDYTCAIYIYYGNPEQTARACEIIEFKAYIRPHSIYLNFLPALYREVDLVGRLLKIFEQTFEPSVWMLEAMWAYLDPLTAPSSLLPFLAHWVGWELIPSLDPKKQRQLIRNAVTLYRWRGTRRGLRFYLHLYTELPLDEDIPEEGQKHICIEEPFGPGFILGESHLGRETVLGGGRCYHFIVRLRQQYRGQIDEALVRQIIEQEKPTWCTYELYIQSS
- a CDS encoding DUF4159 domain-containing protein, coding for MTTFFPPPPILPFDRFRPSDGLLINAQRWRKAHDYHRQRQNFHYQSLHQPGVVCGLGVTLISPESNEPEQYRDGRGIKLQPGIAIDLKGNPIIVPQAENVQIAVEPPTEEPLTVYLVVSYRDPDELMIREDSEIVREQFRIDVKTKPPSELEVEVCRIWLPPNQPIQLKATDDVFFPGYFNPDFRFRQWATLRPLGTVKIAQIEHDDPQHNVNFPNLDFLVGSSDILYPKLQGIEPVGLINWKGEEQQNEESQGKVRWRASDLEEYDLLYLTGSQLNFSPQQVKALKGYIEHGGVVFVDSLGDNSPITNYVRDLAQRELGTPLKPIARRHPLRRMPFLFGAFPTGGFGQPVNLFCGGGVILATGNIAAVWGLDQQMTISREVLRSAQELGVNILHYAWHRRIMTKLHQASTF